The following are encoded in a window of Pseudomonas sp. St316 genomic DNA:
- a CDS encoding GTPase/DUF3482 domain-containing protein, whose protein sequence is MTEPMKPLKLAVVGHTNVGKTSLLRTLTRDVGFGEVSHRPSTTRHVEGARLSVDGEALLELYDTPGLEDAIALLDYLERLERPGERLDGPARLARFLEGSEARQRFEQEAKVLRQLLASDAGLYVIDAREPVLAKYRDELEVLASCGKPLLPVLNFVSSAHHREPDWREALARLGLHALVRFDSVAPPEDGERRLYESLALLLESARGQLERLVTDQQAQRLARQQSAARLIAELLIDCAACRRSVASNAEQEREAISELRSAVRQREQRCVEALLKLYAFRPQDAAASDLPLLDGRWGDDLFNPETLKQLGVRVGGGIAAGAAAGAGVDLLVGGLTLGAAALAGAIVGGTLQTARSYGNRLMGKLKGQRELTVDDNVLRLLALRQRQLLQALNQRGHAAMDSIRIATPQDKTWREGKLPEALNKARAHPQWSSLNTQPRLSQAERQEQIEQLAEQL, encoded by the coding sequence ATGACTGAACCCATGAAGCCGCTGAAGCTGGCCGTGGTCGGCCACACCAATGTGGGCAAGACCTCGCTGCTGCGTACCTTGACCCGCGACGTCGGCTTCGGCGAAGTGTCCCATCGCCCGAGCACCACCCGGCATGTCGAGGGTGCACGCTTGTCGGTGGATGGCGAAGCGCTGCTGGAGCTGTATGACACGCCAGGCCTGGAGGACGCCATCGCCCTGCTCGATTACCTCGAACGCCTGGAACGCCCGGGTGAACGCCTGGACGGTCCGGCGCGCCTGGCACGCTTCCTCGAGGGCAGCGAGGCGCGCCAACGCTTCGAACAGGAAGCCAAGGTGCTGCGGCAACTGCTCGCCAGCGACGCCGGGCTTTATGTGATCGATGCCCGGGAGCCGGTGCTGGCCAAGTACCGGGATGAATTGGAAGTCCTCGCCAGTTGTGGCAAGCCGCTGCTACCGGTGTTGAATTTCGTCAGCAGCGCCCACCATCGCGAGCCTGACTGGCGCGAAGCCCTGGCGCGATTGGGGCTGCACGCCCTGGTACGTTTTGACAGCGTGGCGCCGCCCGAGGACGGCGAGCGACGCCTGTATGAGAGCCTCGCGCTGTTGCTGGAAAGCGCCCGTGGGCAACTGGAACGCCTGGTCACCGACCAACAGGCCCAACGCCTGGCCCGCCAGCAGAGCGCGGCGCGTTTGATCGCCGAACTGCTGATCGACTGCGCCGCCTGCCGACGCAGCGTCGCCAGCAACGCCGAACAGGAACGCGAGGCCATCAGTGAGCTGCGCAGCGCAGTGCGTCAACGCGAGCAACGCTGCGTCGAGGCCTTGCTCAAGCTTTACGCTTTCCGGCCTCAGGACGCCGCCGCCAGCGATCTGCCGCTGCTCGACGGGCGTTGGGGCGATGACCTGTTCAACCCCGAGACCCTCAAGCAACTGGGCGTGCGCGTCGGTGGTGGGATCGCGGCGGGCGCAGCGGCCGGGGCCGGCGTCGATTTGCTGGTGGGCGGCCTGACCCTTGGCGCCGCCGCCCTGGCCGGGGCCATCGTCGGTGGCACCCTGCAAACCGCCCGCAGTTATGGCAACCGGCTGATGGGCAAGCTCAAGGGGCAGCGGGAATTGACGGTGGACGACAACGTGCTGCGCCTGTTGGCCCTGCGCCAACGCCAACTGCTGCAAGCCCTCAACCAGCGTGGCCATGCGGCGATGGACAGCATCCGCATCGCCACGCCCCAGGACAAGACCTGGCGCGAGGGCAAGCTGCCCGAAGCCTTGAACAAGGCGCGGGCGCATCCGCAATGGTCATCCCTGAATACTCAACCGCGATTGAGCCAGGCAGAACGCCAGGAGCAGATCGAGCAATTGGCCGAGCAGCTATAA